One part of the Papilio machaon chromosome 5, ilPapMach1.1, whole genome shotgun sequence genome encodes these proteins:
- the LOC106710577 gene encoding 60S ribosomal protein L27a, producing MATSKKRTRKLRGHVSHGHGRIGKHRKHPGGRGNAGGEHHHRINMDKYHPGYFGKLGMRNYHLRRNKEFCPVLNLDKLWTLVSEQTRLKYSNATDGKVPVINIVKAGYYKLLGKGKLPKQPVIVKAKFFSKTAEKKIKDVGGVCVLSA from the exons ATG GCCACATCTAAAAAGAGGACTAGGAAGCTGAGAGGACATGTGAGCCATGGACACGGTCGTAttg GTAAACACCGTAAGCATCCCGGAGGTCGCGGTAATGCCGGTGGTGAACATCACCACAGAATCAACATGGACAAGTACCATCCAGGGTACTTTGGAAAA CTTGGTATGCGAAACTACCACTTGAGGCGGAACAAGGAGTTTTGCCCCGTGTTGAATTTGGACAAGCTATGGACACTAGTGTCTGAGCAGACCAGACTTAAATATTCCAATGCTACCGATGGCAAAGTTCCTGTCATCAACATTGTCAAGGct ggTTACTACAAACTCCTGGGCAAAGGCAAACTTCCCAAACAGCCCGTCATTGTCAAGGCGAAATTCTTCTCAAAGACGGCCGAGAAGAAGATAAAGGATGTTGGTGGAGTGTGTGTATTGTCAGCGTAA
- the LOC106710556 gene encoding protein SPT2 homolog — MEFRETLLAAQRNQQQKSSESYYYKARFDPPKKEQKVKDKLSANIQKFLAKKEEEEKQKQLEAQRKREELIAMRDPKALRKIQKTLKVIKSANKSVLEDAVDRNDTAVTRDGPDQPDQDDYGYVSQEATALYEKMMEKYSKIPDEPKFSTKTNSVSKDLNGTRERVKNALQHEDEPVPHKRRRRGDNDKELSPPLKYEPEKKKDEKTEKPKIRKPAPPPMDFNQLLKLAEKKKSEPIDVVAKKQISEPEPDRLMTKKQKKDYEDEMARRQRRQERIEAEKGASRKAPKDDKPVEREKKMDSSGIGRIPKIGDKNSANQRNENSKPLEREKERVPSDKEKAERLQREKERARLEKHKAEREKERLDRERLEKLKAEREKIDRDIERLNRDRDRLEKTKSKLEGKSSTERLSKPVNSSVDRSKLIARQQPLKQDVKKSIDLKSQNTYRIDKNQTEKKISIPSKSGDTRQSNGYGPQGKPAPKTNKELPQRNDRDKVLQAKQKMLSNVPSKSNGHVRPEGAKRLQETGREMPAKRPEDKKTVPNSKLSAGPSKPSIGNSFDFDKHVNSIGKNGGRQFPPGDVRRKPRPDDLKRKKRRAVDSESDYDSEMDDFIDDGDENIDYSTHIKEIFGYDKSKYRDMDDDDDPMMESSFARQQREEYISKKIGIMEDLEDMRMEAMEKKKSKKRRISDD, encoded by the exons ATGGAGTTTCGCGAAACATTATTAGCTGCTCAACGAAATCAACAACAGAAGTCATCT GaaagttattattacaaaGCACGGTTTGATCCACCTAAAAAGGAACAAAAGGTAAAAGATAAACTTTCAGCAAACATACAAAAGTTTCTGGCAAAAAAAGAAGAGGAAGAGAAACAGAAACAGTTGGAGGCTCAAAGGAAGCGCGAGGAGCTGATTGCTATGCGTGATCCAAAAGCGTTACGGAAGATTCAAAAGACtctcaaagtaattaaatctGCCAATAAGTCTGTATTAGAAGATGCAGTTGATAGAAATGACACTGCTGTCACTCGGGATGGACCTGATCAACCTGATCAAGATGATTATGGTTATGTGTCCCAGGAGGCGACTGCCCTGTATGAGAAAATGATGGAGAAGTATAGTAAAATTCCTGATGAACCAAAATTTTCTACTAAAA CAAATTCAGTAAGCAAAGATCTCAATGGCACAAGGGAAAGAGTCAAAAATGCTTTGCAACATGAAGATGAACCAGTGCCACATAAAAGGAGACGAAGGGGTGATAATG ataAGGAACTAAGTCCACCTCTGAAATACGAGccagaaaagaaaaaagatgaGAAAACGGAGAAGCCAAAAATACGAAAGCCGGCCCCACCACCAATGGACTTCAATCAACTACTTAAACTTGCGGAGAAAAAGAAAAGTGAACCAATAGATGTAGTTGCAAAGAAACAAATATCTGAGCCAGAACCTGACCGCTTAATGACAAAGAAGCAGAAGAAAGATTATGAAGATGAAATGGCTCGTCGTCAGCGACGGCAGGAGCGGATTGAAGCAGAGAAAGGAGCGTCGCGGAAAG ccCCAAAAGATGATAAGCCAGTGGaaagagaaaagaaaatgGATTCCAGTGGTATCGGGCGGATACCAAAGATTGGTGATAAAAACTCTGCTAATCAAAGAAATGAAAACTCCAAACCTCTTGAAAGAGAAAAAGAACGCGTTCCAAGTGACAAGGAAAAGGCTGAAAGACTTCAACGGGAGAAAGAGAGAGCTAGATTAGAAAAACATAAAGCAGAAAGAGAAAAAGAGCGACTAGATAGGGAAAGGTTAGAAAAACTAAAAGCTGAGAGAGAGAAAATTGACAGGGACATAGAGCGACTAAATAGAGATAGGGATAGATTAGAAAAAACTAAATCCAAATTGGAAGGTAAAAGTTCAACTGAAAGGTTGAGCAAGCCTGTGAATAGTTCAGTAGATAGATCAAAGTTAATTGCTAGACAACAACCGCTGAAGCAAGATGTGAAGAAAAGTATAGATTTAAAGAGTCAAAACACATATCGGATAGATAAAAATCAAACAGAGAAGAAGATTTCAATTCCAAGTAAAAGTGGTGATACAAGACAGAGTAACGGTTACGGCCCGCAAGGGAAACCTGCGcctaagacaaataaagagtTGCCACAACGGAATGATAGGGATAAAGTTTTACAAGCTAAACAAAAGATGCTCAGTAATGTACCAAGCAAAAGTAATGGCCATGTGAGGCCCGAGGGTGCCAAACGCTTGCAAGAGACTGGCAGAGAAATGCCGGCTAAAAGGCCAGAGGACAAGAAAACAGTgccaaattcaaaattgtCAGCAGGACCGAGTAAGCCAAGTATTGGGAACAGCTTTGACTTTGATAAACATGTAAATTCCATTGGTAAGAACGGTGGGCGTCAGTTCCCGCCCGGCGACGTGCGGAGAAAACCTCGCCCTGATGACTTGAAGCGTAAGAAAC GTCGTGCGGTAGACTCAGAATCTGACTACGACTCAGAAATGGATGATTTTATCGATGACGGAGATGAGAACATAGATTATTCAACGCACATCAAGGAGATATTTGGTTACGACAAATCTAA GTACCGAGACATGGACGACGACGATGATCCAATGATGGAATCTAGTTTTGCTCGGCAACAAAGAGAAGAATACATTAGCAAAAAAATTG GTATTATGGAAGATTTGGAGGATATGCGCATGGAAGCAATGGAGAAAAAGAAATCTAAGAAGAGACGAATTAGTGACGATTGA
- the LOC106710576 gene encoding programmed cell death protein 6 isoform X2 gives MSFQSPMPSREFLWDIFRRVDKDRSGYISSDELQQALSNGTWNPFNPETVRLMIGMFDKQNRGVISFEDFGALWKYVTDWQNCFRSFDRDNSGNIDKQELKNALTAFGYRLSDEVVTIMVQKFDRFGRGTILFDDFIQCCVTLYTLTSAFRQFDTDQDGVITIHYEQFLKMVFGLKV, from the exons ATGTCTTTTCAATCACCGATGCCAAGCAGAGAGTTCTTGTGGGATATATTTagaag aGTGGATAAAGACCGCAGCGGTTACATTTCCTCTGATGAATTACAACAAGCATTATCTAATGGCACATGGAATCCATTCAACCCAGAAACAGTCCGACTTATGATTG GCATGTTTGACAAGCAAAACAGAGGAGTTATATCATTTGAAGACTTTGGAGCATTATGGAAATATGTGACTGATTGGCAGAATTGTTTCCGTTCATTTGACAGAGATAATTCTGGAAATATAGATAAGCAAGAACTAAAGAATGCGCTCACTGCATTCGGATACAGACTATCTGATGAAGTTGTGACTATAATGGTACAGAAGTTTGATAGATTTGGGCGTGGCACTATTTTGTTTGATGACTTCATCCAATGCTGCGTCACATTATAT ACTCTTACATCGGCATTCCGTCAGTTTGATACAGATCAAGATGGAGTTATAACTATCCACTACGAGCAATTCCTCAAAATGGTGTTTGGCCTTAAGGTATAA
- the LOC106710576 gene encoding programmed cell death protein 6 isoform X1: MSFQSPMPSREFLWDIFRRVDKDRSGYISSDELQQALSNGTWNPFNPETVRLMIGMFDKQNRGVISFEDFGALWKYVTDWQNCFRSFDRDNSGNIDKQELKNALTAFGYRLSDEVVTIMVQKFDRFGRGTILFDDFIQCCVTLYTLTSAFRQFDTDQDGVITIHYEQFLKMVFGLKCWP; encoded by the exons ATGTCTTTTCAATCACCGATGCCAAGCAGAGAGTTCTTGTGGGATATATTTagaag aGTGGATAAAGACCGCAGCGGTTACATTTCCTCTGATGAATTACAACAAGCATTATCTAATGGCACATGGAATCCATTCAACCCAGAAACAGTCCGACTTATGATTG GCATGTTTGACAAGCAAAACAGAGGAGTTATATCATTTGAAGACTTTGGAGCATTATGGAAATATGTGACTGATTGGCAGAATTGTTTCCGTTCATTTGACAGAGATAATTCTGGAAATATAGATAAGCAAGAACTAAAGAATGCGCTCACTGCATTCGGATACAGACTATCTGATGAAGTTGTGACTATAATGGTACAGAAGTTTGATAGATTTGGGCGTGGCACTATTTTGTTTGATGACTTCATCCAATGCTGCGTCACATTATAT ACTCTTACATCGGCATTCCGTCAGTTTGATACAGATCAAGATGGAGTTATAACTATCCACTACGAGCAATTCCTCAAAATGGTGTTTGGCCTTAAG TGTTGGCCGTAA
- the LOC106710573 gene encoding uncharacterized protein LOC106710573, which translates to MADVSSNDRKTKLVKLNKNGKVVKRRSRNPEEWHKQKQKRLRIAGLEYINANGKVVPPKKPGPDCNCRRKCYQRVPEDVRLKTFQGFYSMKTHDEQNAYLFGLMRQVDVKRKRVKTSSRRTCTFEYFVRVKGRETQVCQTAFKNIHAITERKVRVLCKKMDDGVMFPSDNRGKNSHRRSGEVRLPNGVVEEIKNHIYSIVHTHRLKDFIRLDKIAGLEINISKMWKDYIKTFDPDNITATMPKSKRNMEIALPNEQPPVLHQPEAFANIAPYPGSGHLVNIAENYFQNQYQTTALTTTATQANFYQPQNNTHGMGIIVQSTSLARPVQPTAFIVVQTKSEPQPEATLAISDISYNQNANIIQEVVSKPEKKVKKERKKGPLVKQWRYSNIFHDEINGAALAAIKTRLGMYYAESDAARKKAKQARPPDMVQTNQIPQEQVRPTHTLTLYT; encoded by the exons atggcCGATGTCTCAAGTAATGATCGGAAAACAAAGCTTGTAAAGCTTAATAAAAACGGTAAAGTTGTAAAAAGGCGTTCACGGAATCCAGAAG AATGGcacaaacaaaaacagaaaCGTTTAAGAATTGCGGGCTTAGAATACATAAATGCAAACGGAAAAGTTGTACCGCCAAAGAAACCAGGACCTGATTGCAATTGTAGGCGAAAATGCTATCAAAGGGTCCCCGAAGATGTTCGGCTGAAAACATTTCAAGGTTTCTATTCAATGAAAACTCATGATGAACAAAATGCTTATTTATTTGGCCTTATGAGACAAGTGgatgttaaaagaaaaagggTTAAAACAAGCAGCCGACGGACTTGTACCTTTGAGTACTTTGTCAGAGTGAAAGGAAGAGAAACACAAGTTTGTCAAACAgctttcaaaaatatacatgCAATAACTGAGAGAAAAGTAAGAGtgctttgtaaaaaaatggatGATGGTGTTATGTTTCCTAGTGATAATCGAGGTAAAAACAGTCATCGGAGATCTGGAGAAGTACGACTACCAAATGGTGTAGTTGAGGAAATCAAGAATcatatttattctattgtCCATACGCACAGACTAAAAGATTTCATTAGATTAGATAAGATTGCTGGTTTAGAAATcaatatatcaaaaatgtGGAAAgactatattaaaacatttgatcCAGATAATATAACGGCCACTATGCCaaaatcaaaaagaaatatgGAAATTGCTTTACCAAATGAACAACCACCAGTTTTACACCAACCAGAGGCCTTTGCTAATATTGCCCCATATCCAGGCAGTGGTCATCTTGTTAACATAGCTGAGAATTACTTTCAGAACCAGTACCAGACAACTGCTTTAACAACAACAGCAACACAGGCTAATTTTTATCAACCACAAAATAACACTCATGGCATGGGTATTATTGTCCAATCTACCAGCCTAGCAAGACCAGTCCAACCCACTGCCTTTATTGTTGTCCAAACAAAATCTGAGCCCCAACCTGAGGCTACTTTAGCTATAAGTGATATATCATACAAtcaaaatgcaaatattattcaaGAGGTGGTATCCAAACCAGAgaagaaagttaaaaaagaaaggaaaaagGGTCCTCTGGTGAAACAATGGAGGTATTCCAATATATTTCATGATGAAATCAATGGTGCTGCACTTGCTGCAATAAAGACTAGGCTCGGTATGTACTACGCTGAGAGTGATGCAGCCAGGAAGAAAGCCAAGCAGGCTCGACCACCAGACATGGTACAAACCAATCAAATTCCACAGGAACAGGTTAGACCAACACACACACTCACCTTATACACTTGA
- the LOC106710550 gene encoding dolichyl-phosphate beta-glucosyltransferase, producing MELFSMLWTSMLYLIGAGVCLLILFSIFLYLTTKPYPIVKRYKEEETFFDPITKSKIKLPSINEPSTLNLSVIVPAYNEEERLPPMLDETFEFLENRIKEHSTYKYEIIVVSDGSKDKTVKVAQTYAEKYGSEKLRCLELVENRGKGGAVRLGIQNARGATILFADADGASKFEDIVKLESALKDIIKCDPITEPNIVSTKFGLAIGSRAHLEKESLATRSLFRNILMYGFHFLVWLFTVKGIKDTQCGFKMFTRKTADICFQSLHVNRWAFDVELLYIAQKLNIPIVEIPVRWTEIEGSKVTPIISWIQMGCDLGLIWLKYRIGAWKIKSDKID from the exons ATGGAGTTATTTTCAATGTTGTGGACTTCGATGTTATATCTTATAGGAGCGGGTGTCTGTCTTTTAATTCTG TTTtcaattttcctttatttGACAACCAAACCTTATCCAATTGTGAAGAGATATAAGGAAGAGGAGACATTTTTTGATCCTATAactaaaagcaaaataaaactgCCAAGCATTAATGAACCTTCCACTTTAAATCTCTCTGTTATAGTTCCTGCTTATAATGAAGAAGAAAGat TGCCACCAATGCTTGATGAAACATTTGAGTTCTTGGAGAATAGAATTAAAGAGCATTCCACatacaaatatgaaataattgttGTCAGTGATGGAAGTAAAGACAAAACAGTAAAGGTTGCACAAACTTATGCAGAAAAATATGGAAGTGAAAAATTAAGATGTCTTGAACTTGTTGAAAATAGAGGGAAAGGTGGAGCTGTGCGATTG GGTATACAAAATGCCAGAGGTGCCACTATATTATTTGCTGATGCAGATGGTGCATCTAAATTTGAAGATATAGTTAAATTGGAATCTGCATTAAAGGATATCATCAAATGTGATCCAATCACAGAGCCTAATATTGTTAGTACCAAATTTGGTTTAGCTATAGGGTCTAGGGCTCATCTTGAAAAGGAATCATTGGCTACAAGAAGTCTTTTCAG GAATATTCTGATGTATGGCTTCCATTTCCTAGTGTGGTTGTTTACGGTAAAAGGTATTAAAGATACACAATGCGGCTTCAAGATGTTCACAAGGAAAACAGCCGATATCTGTTTCCAAAGTCTTCATGTCAACCGATG GGCGTTTGATGTAGAACTATTGTATATCgcacaaaaattaaacattccaATAGTCGAGATTCCAGTAAGATGGACGGAAATAGAGGGGTCTAAAGTAACACCAATAATATCATGGATTCAAATGGGATGTGATCTAGGTCTCATCTGGTTGAAGTACAGGATTGGAGCGTGGAAGATAAAAAGTGATAAAATAGATTAA
- the LOC106710587 gene encoding 7-methylguanosine phosphate-specific 5'-nucleotidase produces MSNQNNGTDLLKSIDDVPELNKENVHIPNKEELLYKLNKVIKDGHSKLQIVTDFDHTLTRHTMDNGKSVLTSFGMFRECPSIPQDYKDEEIRLASIYKPIEVDPVMSIEEKTKHMIDWYQAAHKLLQGMKFPKQELLDIGYKMVECFRRGVQDLILWSQRQQVPVLVFSAGLGESVLAALKAADFLLPHVKVISNFLAMDESDTIVGIKGEVIHTYNKNEAAIKDTEYFSLVRTRHNVLLMGDNIGDAGMAEGMDHCDVVLKIGFLGRNARPNLQNYLNKFDIVLVDEPTMDVPNAILKLVL; encoded by the exons ATgtcaaatcaaaataatgGGACTGACTTATTGAAAAGTATTGACGATGTACCTGAGTTGAATAAAGAGAATGTTCATATTCCGAACAAGGAGGAATTGttgtataaattgaataaagtgATCAAAGATGGTCACAGCAAGTTACAGATCGTGACAGATTTCGATCACACTTTAACAAGACACACAATGGATAATGGCAAATCTGTGTTAACTAGTTTTG GCATGTTCCGGGAATGTCCATCAATTCCTCAGGACTACAAGGATGAGGAGATTAGGCTGGCCTCAATATATAAACCAATAGAAGTGGACCCAGTTATGAGCATTGAGGAGAAAACAAAGCATATGATTGACTGGTATCAGGCGGCGCACAAACTATTGCA AGGCATGAAATTTCCCAAGCAGGAGTTATTGGATATTGGGTACAAAATGGTGGAATGTTTTag GAGGGGCGTGCAGGATCTGATCCTGTGGAGCCAGCGGCAGCAGGTTCCGGTGCTGGTGTTCTCTGCGGGCCTTGGTGAGTCTGTGCTCGCTGCTCTCAAAGCTGCTGACTTCCTGTTGCCACATGTTAAG GTGATATCAAATTTCCTGGCAATGGACGAGTCTGACACAATAGTGGGTATCAAGGGTGAAGTGATCCACACATACAACAAGAACGAGGCTGCGATCAAAGACACGGAGTACTTCTCTCTGGTGCGGACGCGGCACAATGTGCTGCTGATGGGAGATAACATCGGTGATGCTGGAATGGCGGAGGGCATGGACCATTGTGACGTAGTTCTAAAGATCGGCTTCCTCGGACGCAATGCTCGCCCCAACCTGCAGAATTACCTAAACAAGTTCGACATTGTGCTTGTCGACGAGCCCACAATGGATGTACCTAATGCTATATTAAAACTTGTGCTGTGA